One part of the Anopheles coustani chromosome 2, idAnoCousDA_361_x.2, whole genome shotgun sequence genome encodes these proteins:
- the LOC131264143 gene encoding integrator complex subunit 6 homolog, whose amino-acid sequence MPSTIRVASSGCAELSTSSSSSSSSSSSTSAILLATLQAVTDDDGTSPLQASEGLAGRRTTAAATTPSSVPSSIVLDPSTPVLILAEGPAELPTQRPQQQQQQQQQLLTSGGPTVAPPVPRTARDISSSSVMTGGLKGLRESSAN is encoded by the coding sequence TGGCGTCATCGGGCTGTGCGGAGCTGTcaacgtcatcgtcgtcgtcgtcgtcgtcgtcgtcgtcgacgtcggcgATACTGCTGGCGACGTTGCAGGCCGTAACGGACGACGACGGTACGTCACCGTTACAGGCGTCCGAGGGCTTGGCCGGTCGCAggacgacggcggcggcgacgacACCCTCGTCGGTGCCGTCATCGATAGTGCTGGATCCGAGCACGCCCGTACTGATTCTGGCCGAGGGTCCGGCGGAACTGCCGACCCAGCGcccacaacaacagcaacagcaacagcagcagctgctgaCTTCTGGAGGGCCAACAGTGGCTCCTCCCGTCCCAAGGACCGCGAGGGATATTTCTTCGTCCAGCGTCATGACAGGTGGGTTGAAGGGGCTTCGGGAAAGCAGTGCTAATTAA